One window of the Shewanella khirikhana genome contains the following:
- a CDS encoding winged helix-turn-helix domain-containing protein, producing the protein MHQLTPYLIFEPSAKVLVDQRDDSQIPLTFSETQVLAALLESPETILSKEDLLAIGWPDRVVSMTSLTQCVSTLRKKLEPFPELQLKTVARRGYQLHISRQSHVHMLALHDGEAIKDALIGVSLRVKLAGIVMLGIILALFWYLSDRHAMMKEVSRWHSDRNIPLNVGGSLTNAALFYLDDSDRLHPSMWQRHLAPEGNQLSGYGALSGFAATDGHNYSFAVCPGESPLDCAGKRIINITSIGEEPAGLSMAEFLPLSRRMEERIRYNKVILPAAQGSGEIEEHNFQADVYFPVAGELLVRADLSLSLVYEGTDVGQFHVSACITDENCITTPIKYRLRGDFIQYQSRIGGFDADVFQVKVRQKTLEKPDNVSDSALHFYREIRKHDIRDDTLYFYRVWQGKDTAVWIVPQMGHILAWTRYTKAVL; encoded by the coding sequence ATGCATCAACTGACCCCATACCTGATATTTGAGCCATCGGCCAAGGTGCTGGTGGATCAGCGTGACGACAGCCAGATCCCCCTGACGTTCTCGGAAACTCAGGTGCTGGCGGCCTTGCTTGAGTCCCCGGAAACCATTCTCAGCAAAGAAGATTTGCTTGCCATTGGCTGGCCCGATCGTGTGGTGTCGATGACCTCGCTGACCCAATGTGTCAGCACCCTGCGCAAGAAGCTCGAACCCTTTCCCGAACTGCAACTGAAAACCGTGGCCCGCCGTGGTTATCAGCTGCATATTTCCCGTCAGTCCCATGTGCATATGCTGGCGCTTCACGACGGCGAAGCCATCAAGGATGCCTTGATTGGGGTGTCGCTGCGGGTCAAGCTGGCGGGCATAGTGATGCTTGGCATCATACTGGCGCTGTTTTGGTATCTGAGTGACCGCCACGCGATGATGAAAGAGGTCAGCCGTTGGCACTCGGATCGCAATATTCCTCTCAATGTGGGTGGCAGCCTCACCAATGCGGCGCTGTTTTATCTGGACGACAGCGACAGGCTGCATCCGTCGATGTGGCAGCGCCATCTGGCGCCGGAAGGTAATCAGCTCAGTGGTTATGGCGCCCTGTCAGGCTTTGCCGCCACCGATGGCCACAACTACTCCTTTGCCGTGTGTCCGGGTGAGTCGCCGCTGGACTGCGCCGGCAAGCGCATCATCAATATCACCAGCATAGGTGAAGAGCCTGCGGGCCTCAGTATGGCGGAGTTTTTGCCGCTGAGTCGGCGCATGGAAGAGCGGATCCGCTACAATAAGGTGATCCTTCCTGCCGCCCAGGGCAGTGGTGAGATTGAAGAGCATAACTTCCAGGCCGATGTGTATTTCCCTGTGGCCGGAGAACTGCTGGTGCGGGCGGATTTGAGCCTGTCGTTGGTATATGAGGGGACGGACGTCGGGCAGTTCCATGTGTCGGCCTGTATTACCGATGAGAACTGCATTACCACCCCCATCAAGTACCGGCTGCGGGGCGACTTTATCCAGTACCAGAGCCGGATAGGCGGCTTTGATGCCGATGTGTTTCAGGTGAAGGTGCGGCAAAAAACGCTGGAAAAACCGGACAATGTCAGTGACTCGGCACTGCATTTTTACCGTGAGATCCGCAAACACGATATCCGCGACGATACCCTGTATTTCTACCGCGTGTGGCAGGGTAAGGATACTGCGGTGTGGATAGTGCCGCAGATGGGCCATATTCTCGCCTGGACCCGCTACACCAAGGCGGTGCTGTAA
- a CDS encoding M4 family metallopeptidase: MRKQQLSLLFIAVSATLGTSAYAANVVDVAKMRHAASGDIGSVLQLAPGHEFRTAKQLDLGKGLKKERLQQYFHGVPVYGFTVAADRSEMGFYSNLKGQMLADIDKDAAFAKPTLSKDQALNIAKAAKGGHGLKAGKTRNDSAQPWIILYGKAQEPRLVYITSYVVDGDAPSRPFTMVDAHSGEVLQRWEGLNHADIGTGPGGNIKTGQYEYGTTYGNLDVEVNGDTCTMNNANVKTVNLNHGTTGNTAFSYTCPRNTVKEINGAYSPLNDAHYFGGVVYDMYDQWYGTAPLTFQLTMRVHYSNNYENAFWDGSAMTFGDGQNYFYPLVSLDVSAHEVSHGFTEQNSGLVYANQSGGMNEAFSDMAGEAAEFFMKGTNDWLVGADIFKGTGALRYMADPTQDGKSIGHIDDYYDGLDVHYSSGVFNKAFYTLATTAGWDTRKAFEVFVIANQVYWTPNSLMYEGACGVRSAASDKGYSTADVEAAFAAVGITPCEVPPPPPPPEADVLQNGVAVTDISGGAGSKQYWTLDVPAGASNLVFNLSGGSGDADLYVKFGAHPTSTDYDCRPYASGNNENCAIDPAQTGTYWVMLNGYSAYSGTTLVGSFDGGSTDPNEAPMASFTADNTGALYNFTSTSSDTDGSVVAWSWDFGDGDSASGETASHQYLMSGSYTVTLTVTDDDGATSSVSQVYDVEVPAAEMDLTVTKVNRSRRGSARVGLEWTGNSSSYSVLRDGNLVGTTSANSFVDRFSTPTGVSYTYQVCNADGGCSDIETVSF, translated from the coding sequence ATGCGCAAGCAACAACTCTCACTCTTGTTTATCGCCGTTTCGGCAACCCTGGGTACATCAGCTTACGCCGCCAACGTAGTGGACGTGGCCAAGATGCGCCACGCCGCCTCCGGCGACATCGGCAGTGTACTGCAACTGGCTCCGGGCCATGAGTTCCGTACCGCCAAACAACTCGATCTGGGCAAGGGCCTGAAAAAAGAGCGTCTGCAGCAATACTTCCACGGTGTGCCTGTTTATGGCTTCACTGTGGCCGCTGATCGCTCTGAAATGGGCTTCTACAGCAACCTCAAAGGTCAGATGCTGGCCGATATCGACAAGGATGCTGCCTTTGCCAAGCCTACCTTGAGCAAAGATCAGGCTCTGAACATTGCCAAAGCCGCCAAGGGTGGCCACGGTCTCAAGGCCGGTAAGACCCGCAATGACAGCGCTCAGCCATGGATCATCCTCTACGGCAAAGCTCAGGAGCCACGTCTGGTGTACATCACCTCTTACGTGGTTGATGGCGATGCCCCAAGCCGTCCATTCACCATGGTAGACGCTCACTCAGGTGAAGTGCTGCAGCGTTGGGAAGGCCTGAACCATGCCGACATAGGTACCGGCCCTGGCGGTAACATCAAGACCGGCCAGTACGAGTACGGCACCACCTACGGCAATCTGGACGTGGAAGTGAATGGTGATACCTGCACCATGAACAACGCCAACGTGAAAACCGTGAACCTGAACCACGGTACCACCGGCAACACCGCATTCAGCTACACCTGCCCACGCAACACAGTAAAAGAAATCAACGGCGCCTACTCGCCGCTGAACGATGCCCACTACTTCGGTGGTGTGGTGTATGACATGTACGATCAGTGGTACGGCACTGCACCGCTGACCTTCCAGCTGACCATGCGCGTACACTACAGCAACAACTACGAAAACGCCTTCTGGGACGGTAGCGCCATGACCTTCGGTGACGGTCAGAACTACTTCTACCCACTGGTGTCTCTGGACGTTTCTGCCCACGAAGTGAGCCACGGTTTCACCGAGCAGAACTCAGGTCTGGTGTATGCCAACCAGTCTGGCGGTATGAACGAAGCCTTCTCTGATATGGCCGGTGAAGCTGCCGAATTCTTTATGAAAGGTACCAACGACTGGCTGGTCGGCGCCGACATCTTCAAAGGCACCGGCGCACTGCGCTACATGGCCGACCCAACCCAGGACGGCAAGTCTATCGGTCACATCGACGACTACTATGATGGTCTGGATGTGCACTACAGCTCAGGTGTGTTCAACAAGGCCTTCTACACTCTGGCCACCACAGCTGGCTGGGACACCCGCAAGGCGTTCGAAGTGTTCGTTATTGCCAACCAGGTGTACTGGACTCCCAACAGCCTGATGTATGAAGGTGCCTGTGGCGTTCGCAGCGCGGCTTCCGATAAGGGCTACAGCACTGCCGACGTAGAAGCTGCCTTCGCGGCCGTGGGTATCACCCCATGTGAAGTACCACCACCACCACCACCACCAGAAGCTGACGTGCTGCAAAACGGCGTAGCCGTAACTGACATCAGCGGCGGCGCCGGTTCCAAGCAGTACTGGACCCTGGACGTTCCTGCCGGTGCCAGCAACCTGGTGTTCAACCTGTCTGGTGGCTCGGGCGATGCCGACCTCTATGTGAAGTTTGGCGCTCACCCAACCAGCACTGACTACGATTGCCGTCCATATGCTTCCGGCAACAACGAAAACTGCGCTATCGATCCTGCTCAGACCGGCACTTACTGGGTCATGCTGAACGGTTACAGCGCTTACAGCGGCACCACTCTGGTGGGCAGCTTCGACGGTGGCAGCACCGATCCTAACGAAGCCCCAATGGCCAGCTTCACCGCTGACAACACCGGCGCCCTGTACAACTTCACCAGCACCTCCAGCGATACCGACGGCAGCGTAGTAGCCTGGAGCTGGGACTTCGGTGATGGCGACAGCGCCAGCGGCGAAACCGCCAGCCACCAGTACCTGATGAGCGGCAGCTACACTGTCACCCTGACCGTAACCGACGATGACGGCGCCACCAGCTCCGTATCTCAGGTATACGACGTGGAAGTGCCTGCAGCCGAGATGGATCTGACTGTGACCAAGGTTAACCGTTCACGCCGCGGCAGTGCCCGTGTTGGCCTGGAATGGACCGGTAACAGCAGCTCTTACTCAGTACTGCGTGACGGCAACCTGGTTGGCACCACTTCTGCCAACAGCTTCGTTGACCGCTTCAGCACTCCAACCGGCGTAAGCTATACCTATCAGGTATGTAACGCTGACGGTGGCTGCTCTGACATCGAAACCGTAAGCTTCTGA
- the ubiD gene encoding 4-hydroxy-3-polyprenylbenzoate decarboxylase, with product MSFKDLRSFISHLEECGELKRVDYPVDPYLEMTEIADRVLRAGGPALLFENPKGHSMPVLANLFGTPKRVAMALGKEDPLALRDVGELLAFLKEPEPPRGFKDAIAKIPMFKQALNMPPKTVSRAPCQEVVMTGDDVDLTKLPIQHCWPGDVAPLVTWGLTITKGPRQKRQNLGIYRQQLLGKNKLIMRWLSHRGGALDFRDFQEKHPGENYPVVVALGSDPVTILGAVTPVPDSMSEYAFAGLLRGERTEVVKALSCDLEVPATSEIILEGYIAPGEMAEEGPYGDHTGYYNETDSFPVFTVTHITHRKDAIYHSTYTGRPPDEPAMLGVALNEVFVPILRKQYPEIVDFYLPPEGCSYRMAVISIRKQYPGHAKRVMMGAWSFLRQFMYTKFIVVVDEDVNCRDWQDVIWAITTRMDPTRDTVMIDNTPIDYLDFASPVAGLGSKMGLDATNKWEGETTREWGTPIVMDESVKQKVDSIWDELGIDQAPTL from the coding sequence ATGAGTTTTAAGGATTTACGCAGCTTTATCAGCCACCTCGAAGAGTGCGGCGAGCTTAAGCGCGTCGACTATCCGGTTGATCCTTATCTTGAAATGACAGAAATCGCTGACCGCGTACTGCGCGCGGGCGGCCCGGCGCTGCTGTTTGAAAACCCCAAGGGGCACAGCATGCCGGTACTGGCAAACCTGTTTGGCACGCCAAAACGCGTGGCCATGGCGCTGGGTAAAGAAGACCCGCTGGCGCTGCGCGATGTGGGCGAGCTGCTGGCGTTCCTCAAAGAACCCGAGCCACCACGCGGCTTTAAAGATGCCATCGCCAAAATCCCCATGTTCAAGCAGGCGCTGAATATGCCGCCCAAGACAGTGAGCCGGGCGCCCTGTCAGGAAGTGGTGATGACAGGCGACGATGTTGACCTGACCAAGCTGCCCATTCAGCACTGCTGGCCCGGCGACGTTGCGCCGCTGGTGACCTGGGGCCTGACCATCACCAAGGGTCCACGGCAGAAGCGTCAGAACCTCGGCATCTACCGTCAGCAGCTTTTGGGCAAAAACAAGCTGATTATGCGCTGGTTGTCCCACCGTGGCGGCGCGCTGGATTTCCGCGATTTCCAGGAAAAACACCCGGGCGAAAACTACCCGGTAGTAGTAGCACTGGGCTCAGATCCCGTGACTATTTTGGGTGCGGTAACCCCTGTGCCTGACTCCATGAGCGAATATGCTTTTGCGGGCCTGTTGCGCGGCGAACGTACCGAGGTGGTGAAGGCGCTGTCCTGCGACCTTGAAGTGCCGGCCACCAGCGAAATCATCCTCGAGGGCTATATCGCCCCCGGCGAGATGGCCGAAGAAGGTCCCTACGGCGACCACACCGGCTACTACAACGAAACCGACAGCTTCCCTGTGTTTACCGTGACCCACATTACCCACAGGAAAGACGCCATCTACCACAGCACCTACACCGGCCGTCCACCGGATGAACCTGCGATGCTGGGGGTGGCACTGAACGAAGTATTCGTGCCGATTTTGCGCAAGCAATATCCTGAAATAGTTGATTTTTACTTGCCCCCCGAAGGTTGTTCCTACCGGATGGCAGTGATCTCCATCCGCAAGCAATACCCGGGTCATGCCAAGCGGGTGATGATGGGCGCTTGGTCGTTCCTGCGCCAGTTTATGTACACCAAGTTTATTGTGGTGGTGGATGAAGACGTGAACTGCCGCGACTGGCAGGACGTGATTTGGGCCATCACCACCCGCATGGATCCGACCCGCGATACCGTGATGATAGACAACACCCCCATAGACTATCTCGACTTTGCCTCGCCGGTGGCGGGTCTGGGCTCCAAAATGGGTCTGGATGCCACCAACAAGTGGGAAGGCGAGACCACTCGCGAATGGGGCACCCCAATCGTGATGGATGAGTCGGTGAAACAAAAGGTCGACAGTATCTGGGACGAGCTTGGCATAGATCAGGCGCCAACACTGTAA
- a CDS encoding gamma-butyrobetaine hydroxylase-like domain-containing protein: MSHPQVVSLKLKRKSRLLEVGFDDGSQYQLSCEFLRVYSPSAEVHGHGNPVLVTNKKAVNITAIEPVGNYAVKLVFDDGHDTGLYSWQVLHQLATNQLILWEQYLARLRAKKGSREAVIPMEIRYR; encoded by the coding sequence ATGAGCCATCCCCAGGTTGTATCCCTCAAGCTGAAACGCAAGTCTCGCCTGCTGGAAGTGGGTTTTGATGACGGCAGCCAGTATCAACTGAGCTGTGAGTTCCTGCGGGTGTATTCCCCTTCGGCAGAGGTACACGGCCATGGCAACCCGGTATTGGTTACCAATAAGAAAGCCGTGAACATCACCGCCATTGAACCTGTAGGTAACTACGCGGTTAAATTGGTGTTTGATGACGGCCATGATACCGGACTTTATTCGTGGCAGGTATTGCACCAACTGGCAACTAACCAATTAATTTTGTGGGAACAGTATCTGGCGCGGCTGCGGGCTAAAAAGGGATCCAGAGAAGCGGTTATCCCCATGGAAATCCGCTACAGATAA
- a CDS encoding ABC transporter permease yields MTELIQERRQSWVTPQGSRAAPVMFIARLEWLQASRQRLFAISSLMLLLLGLSVCLSFSADSRLLAEPMAALKSLSALWGLALPLMALMAGFKGIAAEREAATLGLLLTQPLTDTQLLLGKWLGGVLPLLLAISLAALMTAMIYGFASDGVPAQFYPGLLRLWLGGAALTLACHLTALAISAWCTSSQSALFLGLAWLGALLFLWDLALLLALLLGAIPAALLEGLMYFNPLSLFRDFCEFGALPLWALFLQLAAAATVFRLGLIGLGRREL; encoded by the coding sequence ATGACAGAGCTTATTCAGGAGCGGCGCCAAAGCTGGGTAACACCTCAGGGTTCCCGGGCGGCACCGGTGATGTTTATTGCCCGGCTGGAATGGCTTCAGGCCAGCCGGCAGCGGCTTTTTGCCATCAGTTCGCTGATGTTGCTGCTGCTGGGGCTCAGTGTTTGTTTATCCTTTTCAGCGGATAGCCGTTTGCTTGCCGAGCCAATGGCGGCGCTTAAATCCCTGAGTGCTCTGTGGGGCCTGGCACTGCCACTGATGGCGCTGATGGCCGGGTTTAAAGGCATTGCCGCCGAGCGTGAAGCAGCCACCCTGGGATTACTGCTTACCCAGCCGCTGACAGACACTCAACTGCTGCTTGGCAAGTGGCTTGGCGGCGTGTTGCCATTGCTGCTTGCCATCAGCCTGGCGGCGCTGATGACGGCGATGATTTATGGTTTTGCCAGTGACGGCGTGCCCGCTCAATTTTACCCAGGACTGCTGCGACTCTGGCTTGGCGGCGCGGCGCTGACCCTGGCCTGCCACCTCACTGCGCTTGCCATCAGTGCCTGGTGTACCAGTAGCCAGAGTGCGCTGTTTTTGGGGCTGGCCTGGTTGGGGGCGCTGCTGTTTTTGTGGGATTTGGCGCTGCTGCTGGCGCTGCTGCTCGGCGCCATTCCTGCAGCCTTGCTTGAAGGGCTGATGTATTTCAACCCGCTGAGTCTGTTTCGCGATTTTTGCGAGTTTGGGGCATTGCCACTGTGGGCGCTGTTCCTGCAGCTTGCCGCTGCGGCCACGGTTTTTCGGCTGGGACTTATTGGCTTGGGGCGCCGGGAACTGTGA
- the fre gene encoding NAD(P)H-flavin reductase, with protein sequence MNSIRCKVLSIQPFNDAVYQVKLAPETPFEFQAGQYLCVVMGEKDKRPFSIASAPDSEIIELHIGAAVSESYPMQVVERLKTETHIDIEAPGGDAFLRADSHRPRLLIAGGTGFSYIKSIVEQQIALGQQVETSLYWGCRTQDAMYYESIARQWHDAHPWMHFVPVVEEAPEGWNGKTNNLLEQIKADFISLVGYDIYIAGRFNMVGAAREVFREMGVDEPHLYGDAFAFIK encoded by the coding sequence ATGAACAGCATCCGATGTAAGGTTCTCAGTATCCAGCCGTTTAACGACGCCGTGTATCAGGTCAAACTGGCCCCGGAAACCCCATTTGAGTTTCAGGCCGGCCAATACCTGTGCGTGGTGATGGGCGAAAAAGACAAGCGCCCCTTCTCCATCGCCTCGGCTCCCGACAGTGAGATTATCGAGCTGCACATAGGTGCTGCGGTCAGCGAAAGCTACCCAATGCAGGTGGTTGAGCGCCTCAAGACCGAAACCCATATCGACATCGAAGCCCCCGGCGGCGACGCCTTCCTGCGCGCAGACAGCCATCGTCCACGACTGCTGATTGCCGGTGGTACTGGCTTTTCTTACATCAAGAGCATAGTCGAGCAGCAAATCGCCCTGGGTCAGCAAGTGGAAACCAGCCTCTACTGGGGCTGCCGCACCCAGGACGCCATGTATTACGAGTCCATCGCCCGCCAGTGGCACGATGCTCACCCCTGGATGCACTTTGTGCCTGTGGTGGAAGAAGCGCCCGAGGGCTGGAATGGCAAGACCAATAACCTACTGGAGCAGATCAAGGCCGACTTTATCAGCCTGGTGGGCTACGACATCTACATCGCCGGTCGCTTCAACATGGTCGGCGCCGCTCGCGAAGTTTTCCGCGAAATGGGCGTGGATGAGCCGCACCTCTACGGCGACGCCTTTGCCTTTATCAAATAA
- a CDS encoding substrate-binding periplasmic protein produces the protein MILKIPAGAGIFYAWPAANYTVQTTAVEVYVMDAARLFKQLLPFVLLTLLSTGAPRAAETLGELNLMTEEYPPFNFTHNGKLQGMAVDLLLAAARQNDSPVQAANIRVFPWTRAYTLTLHGKNSVLFSTTRTPERESLFHWVGPISPIRLVLLARKESAIRIKDVSELERYRIGVVRDDIGEVTLSSMGLDHRLQSNASTDLLLKMMARGRIDLWAYEETVARWLIKEAGMSFDDFEVVYVLKEAELYYAFSRDVPAPLRDSLQRAIDAIKTPDENGNSHWQQIRSQYLD, from the coding sequence TTGATTTTGAAAATCCCGGCCGGTGCCGGGATTTTTTACGCCTGGCCCGCAGCAAACTACACTGTACAGACCACCGCTGTGGAGGTTTATGTCATGGATGCTGCGCGGCTCTTCAAGCAACTGTTGCCGTTTGTGCTGCTCACGCTGCTTAGCACAGGTGCTCCCCGCGCCGCCGAAACACTCGGCGAGCTTAACCTGATGACCGAGGAATACCCGCCTTTTAATTTCACCCATAACGGCAAGTTGCAGGGCATGGCGGTGGATTTGCTGCTGGCGGCGGCCCGGCAGAATGACAGCCCGGTCCAGGCCGCCAATATCCGGGTGTTTCCCTGGACCCGCGCTTACACCCTCACCCTGCACGGCAAAAACAGCGTGCTGTTCTCCACCACCCGCACCCCGGAGCGGGAGTCGTTGTTCCACTGGGTTGGCCCCATCTCCCCTATCAGGCTGGTGCTGCTGGCCCGCAAAGAAAGCGCGATTCGGATAAAGGATGTCAGTGAGTTGGAGCGCTATCGCATTGGTGTGGTGCGGGACGACATTGGCGAAGTCACCCTCTCCAGCATGGGGCTGGATCATCGGCTGCAAAGCAATGCCAGCACAGATCTGCTGCTGAAAATGATGGCCCGGGGCCGCATTGATTTATGGGCCTACGAAGAAACCGTTGCCCGCTGGCTGATAAAAGAAGCCGGTATGAGTTTTGATGACTTTGAAGTGGTGTATGTGCTTAAAGAAGCTGAGCTTTACTATGCCTTCAGCCGCGACGTGCCCGCGCCGCTGCGGGATAGCCTGCAGCGCGCGATAGATGCCATCAAAACCCCGGATGAAAATGGCAACAGCCACTGGCAGCAGATCCGCAGCCAGTATTTGGATTAG